One window of Vitis riparia cultivar Riparia Gloire de Montpellier isolate 1030 chromosome 5, EGFV_Vit.rip_1.0, whole genome shotgun sequence genomic DNA carries:
- the LOC117913915 gene encoding LOW QUALITY PROTEIN: shewanella-like protein phosphatase 2 (The sequence of the model RefSeq protein was modified relative to this genomic sequence to represent the inferred CDS: inserted 1 base in 1 codon) has product MEEEICRDLPLVLSSFVDTFVDFSVSGLFLPQSSNPNPNPNPNSSSDTDPLPSSPQLATKYPAPDRLIAVGDLHGDLQKSKEALRLAALIDASDRWTGGTATVVQIGDVLDRGGDELKILYFLEKLKREAEKSGGTIITMNGNHEIMNVDGDFRFVTQAGLDEFRVWADWFCIGNAMKSLCDGLEKPKDPFFGIPLKFLGVKEELYHSIRCRIAALRPEGPISVRFLSQNQTVVVVGDSVFVHGGLLPKHVFYGLERINEEVRDWINGLKGXISPGYLRGKHSMVWLRKFSHELAQNCDCSTLEHVLATIPGAKRMIMGHTIQETGINGACGNRAIRIDVGMSKGCINGLPEVLEIIGNSELRVLTSNPSYRDRLEADRKGGLGLLLPEHGPRQVEVKA; this is encoded by the exons ATGGAAGAGGAAATATGCCGAGACCTCCCTCTTGTTCTCTCCTCTTTCGTTGACACGTTCGTTGACTTCTCTGTAAGCGGCCTTTTCTTACCCCAATCCTCTAACCcgaaccctaaccctaaccctaattctTCTTCTGATACCGATCCTCTGCCCTCATCCCCACAGTTAGCTACCAAGTACCCTGCTCCCGATCGTCTCATCGCGGTGGGCGATCTTCATGGAGATCTTCAGAAGTCGAAGGAAGCCCTAAGGCTTGCTGCCCTTATCGACGCTTCTGATCGATGGACAGGCGGGACCGCCACAGTGGTCCAGATCGGGGACGTGCTCGATCGCGGTGGGGACGAGCTGAAGATTCTGTATTTTCTCGAGAAATTGAAGCGGGAGGCCGAGAAAAGCGGCGGAACTATCATTACTATGAACGGAAATCATGAGATCATGAACGTGGATGGCGATTTTAGGTTTGTTACCCAAGCGGGTCTGGATGAGTTTAGGGTTTGGGCTGATTGGTTTTGTATTGGCAATGCAATGAAGAGTCTCTGTGATGGGTTGGAAAAACCCAAAGACCCATTTTTTGGTATTCCTTTGAAGTTTCTTGGTGTTAAGGAAGAATTATATCATAGCATTCGATGTAGAATTGCCGCATTACGCCCAGAAGGTCCCATTTCGGTTCGGTTTTTATCGCAAAATCAGACAGTTGTGGTTGTGGGTGATTCGGTTTTCGTTCATGGAGGTTTGCTGCCTAAACATGTTTTCTACGGGTTGGAACGAATCAATGAAGAGGTGAGGGATTGGATTAATGGGTTGAAGG AGATTTCACCTGGTTATCTCAGAGGCAAGCattcaatggtttggttgagGAAGTTCTCTCATGAATTGGCACAAAATTGTGACTGTTCAACTCTTGAGCATGTTCTTGCTACGATTCCAGGTGCAAAGAGGATGATCATGGGTCATACCATTCAAGAAACTGGAATTAATGGTGCTTGTGGTAACCGAGCCATTCGGATTGATGTGGGTATGTCCAAGGGGTGTATTAACGGACTGCCTGAAGTTTTAGAGATTATTGGGAATTCGGAGTTGCGGGTCCTGACATCGAATCCATCATACAGGGACAGACTAGAAGCTGATAGGAAGGGCGGGCTTGGTCTTCTGCTTCCTGAGCATGGACCGCGACAAGTGGAAGTGAAGGCGTAA